The following are encoded in a window of Nocardioides houyundeii genomic DNA:
- a CDS encoding MDR family NADP-dependent oxidoreductase → MTTSAKTTQITLAARPVGEPDDSTFGTVTTDLPELAEGQVLLRTVYLSLDPYMRGRMSAAKSYAAPWEVGQVMQGATVCEVVESRSDRRKVGDLVLAYSGWQTYAVADARHMRSLDPAAAPVSTALGVLGMPGFTAYAGLLQIGRPSRARPSRWPLPPARSGPRSARSPSSRGPAPSASPAARRSAAP, encoded by the coding sequence ATGACGACCTCCGCCAAGACGACCCAGATCACGTTGGCCGCCCGCCCCGTGGGCGAGCCCGACGACTCGACCTTCGGCACGGTCACCACCGACCTCCCGGAGCTCGCGGAGGGTCAGGTGCTGCTGCGCACGGTCTACCTGTCCCTGGACCCCTACATGCGGGGCCGGATGAGCGCGGCCAAGTCGTACGCCGCCCCCTGGGAGGTGGGACAGGTGATGCAGGGCGCGACCGTCTGCGAGGTGGTGGAGTCCCGCTCGGACCGTCGCAAGGTCGGCGACCTGGTGCTCGCCTACAGCGGCTGGCAGACCTACGCGGTGGCCGACGCCCGCCACATGCGCTCGCTGGACCCCGCCGCCGCGCCGGTCTCCACCGCCCTGGGCGTGCTCGGCATGCCCGGCTTCACGGCGTACGCCGGACTGCTGCAGATCGGCCGCCCCAGCCGGGCGAGACCGTCGCGGTGGCCGCTGCCACCGGCCCGGTCGGGTCCGCGGTCGGCCAGATCGCCAAGCTCAAGGGGGCCCGCGCCGTCGGCATCGCCGGCGGCGAGGAGAAGTGCCGCGCCCTGA
- a CDS encoding MDR family NADP-dependent oxidoreductase: MAAATGPVGSAVGQIAKLKGARAVGIAGGEEKCRALIEEFGFDAAVDHRSPTFREDLEAATPDGIDVYFENVGGPVFDAVSRRLNKFARIPVCGLVANYNATSAPQGPDQLPGFMGRVLSLSLTIRGFIQDEFVAEHEADFVREMSAWVADGSVRYREHVVDGLDNAPEAFRGMLSGRNFGKTVVRVGADPTSA; the protein is encoded by the coding sequence GTGGCCGCTGCCACCGGCCCGGTCGGGTCCGCGGTCGGCCAGATCGCCAAGCTCAAGGGGGCCCGCGCCGTCGGCATCGCCGGCGGCGAGGAGAAGTGCCGCGCCCTGATCGAGGAGTTCGGCTTCGACGCCGCGGTCGACCACCGCTCGCCCACGTTCCGCGAGGACCTCGAGGCGGCCACCCCCGACGGGATCGACGTCTACTTCGAGAACGTCGGCGGACCGGTCTTCGACGCCGTCTCCCGCCGGCTCAACAAGTTCGCCCGGATCCCTGTCTGCGGGCTGGTGGCCAACTACAACGCGACCTCCGCGCCGCAGGGCCCCGACCAGCTGCCCGGCTTCATGGGCCGGGTGCTCAGCCTGAGCCTGACCATCCGCGGGTTCATCCAGGACGAGTTCGTCGCCGAGCACGAGGCCGACTTCGTCCGCGAGATGTCGGCGTGGGTCGCCGACGGGTCGGTGCGCTACCGCGAGCACGTGGTCGACGGCCTGGACAACGCGCCCGAGGCGTTCCGGGGCATGCTCTCGGGCCGCAACTTCGGCAAGACCGTCGTCCGGGTCGGCGCCGACCCGACGTCGGCCTGA
- the mshB gene encoding N-acetyl-1-D-myo-inositol-2-amino-2-deoxy-alpha-D-glucopyranoside deacetylase, with translation MTDQRLLLVHAHPDDESIGQGATMAKYVAEGRGVTLVTCTAGEMGEILVPELEHLGADADDRLGEHRKGELAAAMKALGVTDHRWLGGFGRYRDSGMKWHPDGHAVAADDINDNAFWRADLTEAADHLVEVIREVRPQVLVTYDQFGGYGHPDHIQAHRVATYAVSLAAVPSYRRDLGEHHEVSKVYWGAMSESKMREGLRMMREAGDTTSFEGMDPDGPLPHFVTPDADLAAAVDARDYVDTKMAALAAHATQITTDGPFFALSNNVGATAWGVEYYRIAKGSLGPVGPDGLETDLFAGL, from the coding sequence ATGACTGACCAGCGACTCCTGCTCGTGCACGCCCACCCCGACGACGAGTCCATCGGTCAGGGCGCCACGATGGCGAAGTACGTGGCCGAGGGTCGCGGCGTCACCCTGGTGACCTGCACCGCGGGCGAGATGGGGGAGATCCTGGTCCCCGAGCTGGAGCACCTCGGCGCTGACGCCGACGACCGCCTGGGCGAGCACCGCAAGGGCGAGCTCGCGGCGGCGATGAAGGCGCTGGGCGTCACCGACCACCGCTGGCTGGGCGGCTTCGGCCGCTACCGCGACTCGGGGATGAAGTGGCACCCCGACGGCCACGCCGTCGCCGCGGACGACATCAACGACAACGCCTTCTGGCGCGCCGACCTCACCGAGGCGGCCGACCACCTGGTGGAGGTGATCCGCGAGGTGCGCCCCCAGGTGCTGGTGACCTACGACCAGTTCGGCGGCTACGGCCACCCCGACCACATCCAGGCGCACCGCGTCGCGACGTACGCCGTCTCCCTGGCGGCGGTGCCCTCCTACCGTCGCGACCTCGGCGAGCACCACGAGGTGTCGAAGGTCTACTGGGGGGCGATGTCGGAGTCCAAGATGCGCGAGGGGCTGCGCATGATGCGCGAGGCGGGAGACACCACCTCCTTCGAGGGGATGGACCCCGACGGCCCGCTGCCGCACTTCGTGACCCCCGACGCGGACCTCGCCGCCGCGGTCGACGCCCGCGACTACGTGGACACCAAGATGGCGGCCCTGGCCGCGCACGCCACGCAGATCACCACCGACGGCCCGTTCTTCGCACTGTCCAACAACGTCGGGGCCACCGCCTGGGGCGTGGAGTACTACCGGATCGCCAAGGGCTCGCTGGGCCCGGTGGGCCCCGACGGGCTCGAGACCGACCTCTTCGCGGGGCTGTGA
- a CDS encoding (deoxy)nucleoside triphosphate pyrophosphohydrolase, which translates to MALVVGAAIVDRGRVLAARRTQPAAAAGRWEFPGGKVEDGEAPDEALVREIAEELECGIEVSTWLDPVVPLPGGHELSVAVAWLVRGVPVPLEHDELRWLSAAELDSVDWLEADRPFLAELAEVLSA; encoded by the coding sequence ATGGCTCTGGTGGTGGGTGCCGCGATCGTGGACCGGGGTCGGGTCCTCGCGGCCCGGCGCACCCAGCCGGCTGCGGCCGCGGGGCGCTGGGAGTTCCCGGGCGGCAAGGTCGAGGACGGCGAGGCGCCCGACGAGGCGCTGGTCCGCGAGATCGCCGAGGAGCTCGAGTGCGGCATCGAGGTCAGCACCTGGCTGGACCCCGTCGTGCCCCTGCCCGGGGGACACGAGCTGAGCGTCGCCGTGGCATGGCTGGTGCGCGGCGTCCCGGTGCCGCTGGAGCACGACGAGCTGCGCTGGCTGAGCGCGGCCGAGCTCGACTCGGTGGACTGGCTGGAGGCGGACCGGCCGTTCCTGGCCGAGCTGGCGGAGGTGCTCTCGGCATGA
- a CDS encoding FUSC family protein: protein MPLSPGLLSQALRVGPHAGSHRVALRASISVLVPLLLLWAVGRQEWSIYAAFGAFTSLYGRSHVHLSRLTMQVTLAVLLTAAVVLGVAVGLSEHREWLAVPVAALVASGASLVSDAQDWHPPGPLFLVFAFAACASVPSEPSDLLTAALVAGGASAFAVAVGGIGSLWRTTRRPESAERTAFLRPSYAAVALRHVLLNGAGCLVAGSLATAAGIGHPYWAMVSAVVPLASRDPRTQAVRGLHRVVGTLAGLLLAAALLGLDLSGLALIAVVVVLQAAAELWVGRNYAIALVAVTPLALLMVHLVAPVPAGTLLLDRGVETVIGVAVGLALGWLARAADRRPILGK, encoded by the coding sequence GTGCCTCTTTCCCCCGGACTCCTCTCCCAGGCCCTGCGCGTGGGGCCGCACGCCGGATCCCACCGCGTCGCCCTGCGGGCGAGCATCTCGGTGCTGGTGCCGCTGCTCCTGCTGTGGGCAGTCGGGCGTCAGGAGTGGTCGATCTACGCCGCCTTCGGGGCCTTCACCTCGCTCTACGGACGCAGCCACGTGCACCTCTCGCGCCTGACGATGCAGGTGACGCTGGCGGTCCTGCTCACCGCTGCGGTCGTGCTCGGGGTGGCGGTGGGTCTCTCCGAGCACCGGGAGTGGCTGGCCGTGCCGGTGGCGGCCCTGGTGGCCTCGGGCGCCTCGCTGGTCTCCGACGCCCAGGACTGGCACCCACCCGGCCCGCTCTTCCTCGTCTTCGCCTTCGCGGCCTGCGCCTCGGTGCCGTCCGAGCCCTCCGACCTCCTCACGGCGGCGCTGGTGGCCGGCGGGGCGTCCGCCTTCGCGGTGGCCGTCGGCGGGATCGGCTCGCTCTGGCGCACCACTCGCCGGCCGGAGAGCGCCGAACGGACCGCGTTCCTCCGCCCGTCGTACGCCGCGGTGGCGCTGCGGCACGTCCTGCTCAACGGGGCCGGCTGCCTGGTCGCCGGCTCGCTGGCCACCGCGGCCGGCATCGGCCACCCCTACTGGGCGATGGTCTCGGCCGTCGTCCCGCTGGCCTCCCGCGACCCCCGCACCCAGGCGGTCCGGGGACTGCACCGGGTGGTGGGCACGCTGGCCGGGCTGCTGCTCGCCGCCGCACTGCTGGGCCTGGACCTGAGCGGTCTGGCGCTGATCGCCGTGGTGGTGGTGCTCCAGGCAGCGGCCGAGCTGTGGGTGGGCCGCAACTACGCGATCGCACTGGTCGCGGTCACCCCGCTGGCTCTGTTGATGGTGCACCTGGTGGCGCCGGTCCCGGCCGGCACGCTGCTGCTGGACCGCGGCGTGGAGACCGTGATCGGGGTGGCTGTCGGACTGGCGCTCGGGTGGCTGGCCCGCGCCGCGGACCGACGGCCGATCCTCGGAAAATGA